One stretch of Phaeodactylum tricornutum CCAP 1055/1 chromosome 9, whole genome shotgun sequence DNA includes these proteins:
- a CDS encoding predicted protein, whose protein sequence is MKFLGGGPVEAKQDFLEAEPYWDQSSVPVNVYKNKAPFTGKVVSTKRIVGPLATGETCHVVIDHEGNFPYWEGQSWGVIPPGVREKDGKPHSVRLYSIASTRYGDDMTGKTGSLCVRRATYWCPELKAEDPTKKGVCSNFLCDTRPGEEVQMTGPAGKVMLMPEENPDTDYIMVATGTGIAPYRGFVRRLFTEKTPAAEAYKGQAWLFLGVANSDALLYDDEWQEVKTNNPNQFRLDYALSREQENKKGGKMYIQDKVEEYADEIFQKLDAGAHIYFCGLKGMMPGIQEMLQTVCTQKGVEYDEWLKGLKAKKQWHVEVY, encoded by the coding sequence ATGAAGTTTCTCGGTGGCGGTCCTGTAGAAGCCAAACAAGATTTCCTGGAAGCGGAACCCTACTGGGACCAATCCTCTGTCCCGGTGAATGTTTACAAGAACAAGGCTCCGTTTACCGGAAAGGTGGTGTCGACGAAGCGCATTGTGGGTCCTCTCGCGACCGGCGAAACGTGCCACGTTGTAATTGATCACGAAGGAAACTTTCCGTACTGGGAAGGCCAGTCCTGGGGTGTCATTCCGCCCGGTGTGCGCGAAAAGGATGGTAAACCCCACTCGGTTCGTCTCTACTCTATTGCCTCCACGCGATACGGTGACGACATGACGGGCAAGACCGGATCGCTTTGCGTTCGACGTGCAACATACTGGTGCCCGGAATTGAAAGCTGAAGACCCGACCAAGAAGGGCGTCTGCTCCAACTTTCTGTGTGACACCCGACCTGGCGAAGAAGTCCAAATGACGGGCCCTGCCGGGAAGGTGATGCTCATGCCAGAAGAGAATCCTGACACGGACTATATTATGGTTGCCACTGGAACGGGCATTGCCCCGTACCGTGGTTTTGTCCGCCGTCTCTTCACCGAAAAGACTCCTGCCGCAGAAGCGTATAAGGGACAGGCCTGGCTATTTCTGGGTGTAGCCAACAGCGACGCCTTGttgtacgacgacgaatggCAAGAGGTCAAAACGAACAACCCCAATCAATTCCGCCTGGACTATGCACTTTCTCGAGAAcaggaaaacaaaaagggCGGAAAAATGTACATCCAAGACAAGGTGGAAGAGTACGCGGATGAGATCTTTCAGAAATTGGATGCTGGTGCGCACATTTATTTTTGCGGCCTCAAAGGAATGATGCCCGGTATCCAGGAAATGTTGCAAACTGTCTGCACCCAAAAGGGTGTCGAATACGATGAATGGCTTAAGGGACTCAAAGCTAAGAAGCAGTGGCATGTGGAGGTATATTAG